A section of the Bryobacteraceae bacterium genome encodes:
- the recN gene encoding DNA repair protein RecN, whose amino-acid sequence MLVELAVENLAVVERLRLRLHPGFNALTGETGSGKSLIVGALSLLFGGRASADMIRTGEERAFVSGIFEAPADDRFRELLEQAGVAAEDGELLVEREITASGKSRAWAGSRPVTIAFLREIAPFLGDIHGQHDQQKLFSPEAQREMLDEAAGARELLAALREAWRAWRGAQRELAELDRAEQERARLADLWSMQRNEIAAAALKPGEDAQLENERRVLRNVARLSESVASAYALLEESEESAASAVGQALKRLEEAARIDATLEPLVETLRPAQIAIQEASHELRHYLGRLGADPRRLEEVESRLALIERLKRKYGTTIEEILSFFEDVSSRLAALESASGRRAELERLIAEHEAHYRELAGQLRETRLRAARRLGRKVQEELAGLAMPGAVFRIQVEPCEPGEEGMDAVQFLFSANAGEEPRPLDRVASGGELSRVALAIKTCMAPAEKGAARTLVFDEVDAGVGGAAGEMIGRRLRELARRHQVLCVTHLAQIAGFADHHYLVSKSEAGGRTAAGVELLGRKERIREIARMLSGQKLTPEALRHAEKLVEQFSAG is encoded by the coding sequence ATGCTGGTGGAACTCGCCGTCGAAAACCTGGCCGTGGTCGAACGGCTGCGCCTGCGCCTGCATCCGGGCTTCAACGCGCTCACCGGCGAGACGGGCAGCGGCAAGAGCCTCATCGTCGGCGCGCTCAGCCTGCTGTTCGGAGGCCGCGCCTCGGCCGACATGATCCGCACCGGCGAAGAGCGCGCGTTCGTCTCCGGCATTTTCGAGGCGCCCGCCGACGACCGTTTCCGCGAGCTGCTCGAGCAGGCGGGCGTTGCCGCCGAAGACGGCGAGCTGCTTGTGGAGCGTGAAATCACGGCGTCCGGCAAGTCCCGCGCCTGGGCCGGCTCGCGCCCCGTTACCATCGCTTTCCTGCGCGAGATCGCTCCATTCCTCGGCGACATCCACGGCCAGCATGACCAGCAGAAACTGTTTTCGCCGGAGGCGCAGCGCGAAATGCTCGATGAGGCGGCGGGCGCGCGCGAACTGCTCGCCGCACTGCGCGAGGCCTGGCGCGCCTGGCGCGGCGCGCAGCGGGAGCTGGCCGAACTGGACCGTGCCGAACAGGAACGGGCGCGGCTGGCCGACCTCTGGTCGATGCAGCGCAACGAAATTGCCGCTGCGGCGCTGAAGCCCGGCGAAGACGCGCAGCTTGAGAATGAGCGCCGGGTCCTGCGCAACGTGGCGCGGCTCAGCGAGAGCGTGGCGTCGGCCTACGCGCTGCTGGAAGAGTCGGAAGAGAGCGCCGCGTCGGCCGTCGGCCAGGCGCTGAAGCGGCTGGAAGAGGCCGCGCGCATTGATGCGACGCTCGAACCGCTGGTGGAAACGCTGCGGCCCGCGCAGATCGCCATCCAGGAGGCGAGCCATGAGCTGCGCCACTACCTGGGCCGGCTGGGGGCCGACCCGCGGCGGCTGGAGGAGGTCGAGTCCCGCCTGGCGCTCATCGAGCGTCTGAAACGCAAGTATGGGACGACGATCGAGGAGATCCTCTCTTTCTTCGAAGACGTCTCATCCAGGCTGGCGGCGCTCGAGAGCGCCAGCGGGCGGCGTGCGGAGCTGGAACGGCTGATCGCGGAGCACGAGGCGCACTACCGCGAGCTGGCCGGCCAGTTGCGGGAGACGCGGCTGCGGGCAGCGCGGCGGCTGGGCAGGAAGGTGCAGGAGGAGCTCGCCGGGCTGGCGATGCCGGGCGCGGTGTTCCGCATCCAGGTGGAGCCGTGCGAGCCGGGCGAGGAGGGCATGGACGCGGTGCAGTTTCTGTTTTCCGCCAATGCCGGCGAAGAGCCGCGCCCGCTGGACCGCGTGGCCAGCGGCGGCGAGCTGTCGCGCGTCGCGCTCGCCATCAAGACGTGCATGGCCCCGGCCGAGAAGGGCGCCGCGCGCACGCTGGTGTTTGACGAAGTGGATGCGGGCGTCGGCGGCGCCGCCGGCGAGATGATCGGCCGCCGCCTGCGCGAGCTGGCGCGGCGCCACCAGGTGCTCTGCGTCACGCACCTGGCGCAGATCGCCGGCTTCGCCGACCACCATTATCTGGTCTCGAAAAGCGAAGCCGGCGGCCGCACCGCCGCCGGCGTGGAACTGCTCGGCAGGAAGGAGCGCATCCGCGAGATCGCCCGCATGCTGAGCGGGCAGAAGCTCACTCCGGAAGCACTCCGCCACGCCGAAAAACTGGTTGAACAGTTCTCGGCGGGC
- a CDS encoding Tol-Pal system subunit TolQ: MFQTLPAALLQQHSLLELVLAASPVAKVVLVLLLAASLMSWTVIFAKWSQFRHSGAANAAFLRAFRKAPGLDAVAVALEQFRASPLTGVFDFGYQEVARQLKARGRIVNKNALERALQLGISEEIARLERRMSWLATTASVSPFVGLFGTVLGIIDAFQGLGTAGSTSLRAVAPGISEALVATAAGLAAAIPAAVAYNAFGHAIKEFAARMDDFALEFLNMVERQYEE, from the coding sequence TTGTTCCAGACGTTGCCCGCGGCCCTGCTCCAGCAGCATTCGCTGCTTGAGCTGGTGCTGGCGGCTTCCCCCGTTGCCAAGGTCGTCCTCGTTCTTCTGCTCGCCGCTTCGCTGATGAGCTGGACGGTGATTTTCGCCAAATGGTCCCAGTTCCGCCACTCGGGCGCGGCCAACGCGGCGTTTCTGCGGGCGTTCCGCAAGGCACCCGGGCTGGATGCGGTGGCGGTGGCGCTGGAGCAGTTCCGCGCCTCGCCGCTGACGGGCGTCTTCGATTTCGGCTACCAGGAAGTGGCGCGGCAGTTGAAGGCGCGCGGGCGCATCGTCAACAAGAATGCGCTGGAGCGTGCGCTCCAGCTCGGCATCAGTGAAGAGATCGCACGGCTGGAGCGGCGGATGAGCTGGCTGGCGACTACCGCCTCCGTGTCGCCGTTCGTCGGCCTGTTCGGCACGGTGCTGGGCATCATTGATGCGTTCCAGGGGCTCGGCACCGCCGGCAGCACCAGTCTCCGCGCGGTGGCCCCGGGCATCAGCGAGGCGCTGGTGGCCACGGCCGCCGGCCTGGCGGCGGCGATCCCGGCAGCGGTGGCCTACAACGCCTTCGGTCACGCGATCAAGGAATTCGCCGCGCGCATGGACGACTTCGCGCTCGAGTTTCTCAACATGGTCGAGCGGCAATACGAGGAGTAG
- the exbD gene encoding biopolymer transporter ExbD produces the protein MGFSLNGGGGGGSRRRRLDALSEINVVPLVDVVLVLLIIFMLTAHVMEFGLEVQVPKVKQVRDSAEELPVVTITRSGELYLNETPVNIHRLGEEFRRRFPAAKSVYLRADAQTIWDPIAQVISVLGDNGLYVQVVTQPEDAGR, from the coding sequence ATGGGCTTTTCCCTCAACGGCGGAGGCGGCGGCGGTTCGCGCCGGCGCCGCCTCGACGCGCTCTCGGAAATCAACGTCGTCCCGCTGGTTGACGTCGTGCTCGTGCTGCTGATCATCTTCATGCTCACCGCACACGTGATGGAGTTCGGCCTGGAGGTCCAGGTACCGAAGGTGAAACAGGTGCGCGACAGCGCCGAGGAACTGCCCGTCGTCACCATCACGCGCAGCGGCGAACTGTATCTGAACGAGACGCCCGTGAACATCCACCGTCTGGGAGAGGAGTTCCGGCGGCGCTTCCCGGCGGCAAAGTCCGTTTACCTGCGCGCCGACGCGCAGACGATCTGGGACCCGATCGCCCAGGTGATCAGCGTGCTCGGCGACAACGGCCTGTATGTCCAGGTAGTGACGCAGCCCGAAGATGCGGGACGATGA